The nucleotide sequence taataagcattaacataggttctgagtttataacaacggatgagagaaattaacaagtgttaaaatattaagtacctataagaactgttgaaaataaaagattccctggccaggggaagcctttagttcaattacacaaatttaaattataaagaaaataattataataaaatacacagaaaaacacaagagttaaatatcagagaacttaccaagtcttgggcgtatggagctttcgagagagctgtttagtgtagtgtgagctgttgaatgtgtgttttacagctgtgcttcagcttttaagggtgagaatattacagttagaattcccccggtcacagctgatcgacaacaccccccttggccgacaaaaacggtcaagggtgagttggttatagatatatttagtcgtacaaactcgtgtagtaaatgagtgtaataaaatgcctacttttataaaataaataagtaaataataaataaatattaaatacatattattacgtaaataaatgagtcaagggaaaactacggtggcgacctctagagttcgtccgtcattTTGCTCAGAGATCCCGTATTGaagaaagcgccatctagcttacactgagctaactaagatgtcagcgatcgacTGTGTGCATTGTGACACtactaaatttaatattttttcagaacTTAATCAGTCATGAAGCCATCTGTGGGCGTAGCGGAGTACTACgcgaataaaataattttcataaccGGCGCTACCGGGTTCATGGGCAAAGTCCTCGTTGAGAAGCTGCTGCGGTGCTGTCCAGGTATCAAGAGAATATACCTGCTGATGAGATCGAAGAAAGGACTTAGCATCACTGAAAGACTTGCAGATTTTCTCAAATCTCAGGTAAATTATGTGAAACACTCTCTAGGAGTGAGTAGCagaaatattacataggtattcTGCTGCTTGCTACATCCCTACCAGTTTCCTGTATAAATAGTTTTAAGCAtgatcactagatggcgctaattTCTTCCACAGGTATTTAGTAACCTACACGAGAACGATCCGAAATGTTTTGAGAAACTTCGCCTTGTGTCCGGAGACATTCTAGTTGAAAATTTGGGTATATCAGAAGAGGATCGAGATGAGCTAAGGAGGGAGTGCCAGATTATTTTTCATTGTGCAGCCTGTGTCCGGTAagatttatgtttttgatttgCGCGCCATCTATAAACAAATTAGAAACTAAGAGCTACCGTAGGTTTCCTAATCGATGATAGAGAGCAGTACTTAACTCCTATATCCATTTTGATCAAACCAGTACTGTTTTGCAGCATAGCATAGTCtacttaacaaaaataataatacaatagcGCGGGAGCGGGAAGACaattgtcaaaataaataataaataatggccGACGCGCTTGCTAAAAATGATTATCTTACTATTATAAGTTGCTGTCATCGTTCATGGTGTAtgtacgtctcatatttcgttttctagattttttttaccgtacaacggcaaaacctactagacactggcggcaaaattgacctccaatggacagcgccatatttttgtaaaaaacaacAAGTTATTAATTTTGGGTTTCAGATTCGATATGAAACTGAGAGACGCTGCTAACTTGAACACTCGGGGGACACTGCGAGTGCTGGAATTAGTCGAAGGCATGCGCAACATTGAGGTAAGTAGGAACGCTAAAAACTTTACAATACTTACGTGAAGTAGGTACCGACCGgattttcattttgtaaatGAGTTTCTTCCTAAAAGGGCTCGCGTAATTTAAGTACCTCAGTCAGTagaattcaaagtcaaagtcaaaatagttttattcaattttatcctactaatattataaatgcgaaagtttgtgagtgagtgagtgagtgagtgagtatgtttgttactccttcacgctaaaacggctggacggatttggatgaaaattggtatgtagatagttggacatctggaataaaacataggctactttttttcccaatattcccacgggatagggataaaatctcgaaataacaaccactgagcttagagtaatgaaatttgggatggttgtttttaacGCAACGTCAAAGAAAACCACGATAACTTccaggaattcccacgggaattttgtaaaattccagaaatcaATTAAACCGCTGTATCTAATTATTAACACGAGCGAAGTgatcaatatttaaactaaataacttgcatgcttgctttgcttacattattgcttgcacctttgggagtatgcttgcttgatcttttgattgcattctggcttgcatgcttgcttgcatacttgcttgcatgcttgcttgcattttggcttgcatgtttgcctatatgcttgcttgcatgcttgcttatgtgctcacttgcatgcttgcttgcattctggcttgcatgTTAGCctatatgcttgcttgcatgcttgcttacatgctcacttgcgtgcttgcttgaatgcttgcttgcttagatgcttgattgcatgcttgcttgcatgcttgaatacAGCCCTAAATGCATGCttaaatgcatgcttgcttgcactctTTTTTCATATTTGAGACTATGCTTGCCTGATtttttgtttgcatgcttgctttcatgcttgcttgcatgtttgcttacatgcctgcttgcatgcttgcttgcatgcttgcttacgtgctcacttgcatgcttgcttacatgctcacttgcatgcttgcttgattgcttgcttctttgaaatgtttatggttcacgcgagcgaagcatgctcacttgcaagcttgcttagatgtttgcttgcatgcttgcttgcgtgcttgcctgcgtgcttgcttgcatgtttgcttgcgtgcttgcttgtgTGCTTGCTTGAGTGCTTGcttaattgcttgcttctttgaactgTTGttggtttacgcgagcgaagctgcgggtaaaagctagtaggctataacaagcacttatgaatgtcaaaaaaaatctaccaccggttcggaaaaacgtctgttgagaagaatccggcaagaaactcaacgaggtatattttttgtaaacagatttacaatattattaaatgatatctatacatcacaagtatttaacacaactttatttttaacacagtaagttcgctatttgaagggatcgctaatgcggatcggaattatttccaaatatccctggccatgatataatcattaactttataatacgccttataaatagatctgaattttgtatgtatctgtttcatttataatattctttggaattttattataaaaacaatgaAGTTTTTGAATACCTGAAGTTTTTACGACTGTTTTAAAGAAACACAAATTGAACACCAGTACAACTCCCCACAGGTATACATCCAAGTATCCACAGCTTACTGCCGCTGCGAGCTGCCAGTCTTGGAGGAGCGGGTGTACGAAACCGAGCACAATCCGCAAAAGCTGTTGCAATGCCTTGATTGGATGGACGATGAACTGCTAACTCATTTGGAACCCAAGTACGTACAGTGTCCCACTAGAATTGGTTTGCTGGAGTGTGGCGTAACGGCGAGATGATAAACTTTTGTGGAGCAGTATACATCTGTAGAGTACAGCACGCCACAAGTTGTATTGGTGTGAAATAGTGTACTGTGGAGGTGAGTTTGtgagtaaatgcgaaagtttgtgagtgtgtgtgtgtgtgtgtgcgtgttttatcactagctgttgcccgagactctgtctgcgtagaattcggaAGCAAACAGAAGAGACAGCGGGCAATGGCTAGTTAGTTATATGATAACAGTTTAgcattgtcatttcaatgtctcagaaacggctgaaccgattttatcaaacatagccaAGAACCACTGCAGAGAAACTCTCTTTCACATAAAGAGCCGCATCGAACTCGGTCCATCCGTAGAGCTACGATaccggtgtactgccttttcggcgaaatatgtttcgccaaatttcacttagcaaccaacctttcgccaaagtttcatttggcaaactaatatttggcataactttacttcacattttttttatttcgcaacatttttgcattacaaaattttacttcatcacacatttatgtggcaaataaatatgtagcaaatgattggcttaggcaaataacaaattgtcaaataacatttgggcaattttttacattgcaaagttatacttcaatttgatttgtacgagcgagcgaagcgagcgagcaagacggttcggaacagaagcgacttggatactttaggttcagaaggctaaggcgggagcgaagcggagcgtagctcccgccttagccttcgatgttagttttttttttatagcagccaggataaatgacactagaaaagtaggttggatgccattaaggtatgccaatcaatacatttgacgaaaacataaatgacatcttataaaaaaaccaggtcataatttgcataataataatttatcgaatcattagttgggaaatgatatcagtgcgaaacgttgagttgggaaataacatttcacctaaataaaaatatgggataaatagtttgggagttaataatttgctaaataattttcgccgatacattagtaaacctacGATACCACatacagacattggcgtcaaacttataataacacccctctttcggcgttgggggttaaaaacactgTGTTCGCAGGCTCATCGCTCCGCAACCCAACACGTATGCCTACACCAAGTCTTTATCAGAGGCCCTGGTGGCCCAGTACGAGGGACGCTTCCCAATCGCCATCGTCAGGCCCTCTATCGGTGAGTGCCCATGTCAAGTATGTTCTGTAAATAAACGATTCATtcttttattcattcaatagaagggtgacactctttcctggCCCGGAttacaccgacatggaaataccggctgACAacagatatatttagtcgtacgaactcgtgtagtaaatgtgtgtaataaaatgcctatttttataaaataaataagtaaataataaataaatattaaatacatattattacgtaaataaatgagtcaagggaaaactacggtggcgacctctagagttcgtccgtcattctgctcagagatcccttattgaagaaagcgccatctagcttacactaagcgaactaagatgtcagcgatcgcctgtgTGAATCGTGACACCATATGAACTGGGAAAACTGAAtttacccccccccccttaaaatttaataaatagataCAACGCAAGCACACTGTGAACTTTTAAAACCAGttttacaatgtttatttttttaacaatggaaTAAGTAAAAATAGCAGCTAGAAAGAGGTGCCACCagcggtaggtacttactgagcGGCGatctatcatttttaatttttactatttagctaggtaagtatttaattagATTAGGTCTTAATTATTAGCTTCTTTAATACCCCAGAGAATAGCTAATTTACCCCCGGGGGGTAATTACCACTAGGTTCGGAACCAATGCCCTAGGGGGCGGGACGTTACCTCTTGGTTGGGAATTCCTGAATTAAAGTTTCGGCACTAAATATGTTGACAGTGACGGCAGCCCTAAAGGAACCCATGCCGGGCTGGGTGGACAACTTGAACGGGCCCACGGGAGTGTTGGTTGGCGCTGGGAAGGGCGTCATAAGGACCATGCACCTCAAGGTTGGTACTTGTCCGACACGTAGCAACAGGCCAAGTTGAACCCGCGAACCGAGGGCTCCGTACAAAATATTAAGGtggggccacatgcagtcgctcaacgctcgtttccaacgtcaaatctggtcacgtgacatttagcgataaagctgaaaatgttgagctttatcgctggaaaaaaactcttcaatttcggcaaaaacacaaaattttcacaagaaatataggaaattaaaatttaagaaatggCAAGTTttaatccccatacaaaattgtgagaagtttccgaaattttcctgtacgaaaaattccgcaattttcaCATCAGTAGAATAAGTAGATATAAAGTGAcgtatgtattattccagacgtcctaGCCGTTcgagcgtgaaggagtaatatAAACATTCTAGTGggtattcccaaaaattacattgtggtcttcattgacgttgcattcaAAACAAACGTGCCAAATGTCCTGACTAATACTAGCGGTTGGAATTTTATCAAAGTGCTGTGGGAATATGAGggtaaaaaaagcaaaatttcatccaaatacgtCCAGCTGTTATAGTgcgatggagtaacaaacattcacaggtacatactcataaactttcgcatttataatatgagtaagATAGTACGATTAAACTAATTACTATGTAATAGGCCCGTTTTGATAGCTGTCATCTCAGTACAATTTATCCATTGCAGGTTATAAATTGTACTgagatgacagctgtcaaaacggGCCTATTACATCGTAATTAGTTTAGTAGGACACAAAAGTTTACCGTACCAAACATTAACTTccttcattaatttaattttcaggaGTCATTGAAAGCAGACATGATACCCGTGGACCTGGTGGTGAACGGGTGCATTCTGGTCGCCTACAACACGGGGCGCACCCGTCCAGGGCAGGTCGCCGTGGTGAACCTGACTGAGTCCGGCCGGAACCCGCTCACTTGGGGTGCCGCGCTCGATATGGGTGAGTGCAACATTGGaagtattatgtaggtatatacggGCCGGGACCTGGTAGTAACCGGGTGTATCCTGGTCGCCTACAACACGGGCCGCACCCGCCCAGGGCAGGTCGCCGTGGTGAACCTGACCGAGTCCAGCCGGAACCCGCTCACTTAGGGCGCCACGCTCGATATGGCCTGGTCGCCTACAACACAGGCCGCACCCAACCAGGGCAGGTCGCTGTGGTGAACCTGACTGAGTCCTGCCGAAATCCGTTCACTTGGGGTGAATTACTTCCTCGCTCCGGTCCCCCAACTAACATTTGGCGATAAAAATAAGCTCTATAACCGccgtttattagttttttttaaatcccatAGCTCTAGCACGACCTAAAAATTAGCGATATAGCACGCTATAACTCTCTTATAGTCCGATTATGGCACAGACGTTATCACTTAGAGGCTCTTTAGTAGAAGGAATTAACTCCAATAGTAGTAAACAAGTGGTATAATAGTACTACAGTAGCGACGCATGTTACCAAAGGAGATAATAAAGAGCCACAACAGCCGTAACTTGTGCCAAGGGTGCTATGAAACCTGTAGAATGTTTTCTTATATCACTTAAAGCGTAACAAAAAAGCTACAGTGGTAGAAACAAACTCTTGCGTATTGATAGCTAGTGGTGGACTGTATGGAAAGTAATGGGAAGATTGATGGAAACACGGGTTAAATGATAGGTTATTTAATAGGATTAAAGGACAATATTATGTATTGGAACCGACAGATCGGGCAAACAAATCACAACTGACAATGAacgtaaaaacatattaaaaaagcaaGTGTCAAAAAGTATAGTTATAAAAAAGGTCATACCGCAGCCAGTCGCCAACATACCGGAACCCCAGTGAAACACTAAGAGCTGGTGGCTACTGACTGAGGTGCGGCTTCcagtaaaataagttttcggGCCGGTCGGCGCAGCGTGCCGCCTCTAGTGCAGACGTCTGCTACGCGGACCGCTCCGTCAGGTCCTAGGTAAACCTTCGCTACCCTTCCTAGTGGCCAAAGCCCACGAGGGAGGTTAGAGTCGGCGACCAGCACCACATCACCCTCACCAAGATTCACAATATTGTTTGTGGGTCCTCTGGGTCTGAGCGTTGGGAGGTATTCGTGTAACCATCTGGCCCAAAATTTGTCTGCGAGTCGCAATGTTCGTCGCCAGTCGCAGCGTCGTAATAAGTCTGCGTCGGTCAATGATGAGGTCCACGGTACGACTGATGAGGAGCCCAGGATGAAATGAAATGGTGTTATGGCTTCGGGGGAATCTGGAGAGGATGAAATGTAGGTAAGTGGTCTCGAGTTGATGATCGCTTCTGCCTCAAGAAGGAGCGTTATCAGGACGTCTTCCTTTATCGTTTGGTTTGTGAGGCAGGATCCTAGAGCTGTTTTCACTGTCCG is from Choristoneura fumiferana chromosome 28, NRCan_CFum_1, whole genome shotgun sequence and encodes:
- the LOC141443778 gene encoding putative fatty acyl-CoA reductase CG5065, with amino-acid sequence MKPSVGVAEYYANKIIFITGATGFMGKVLVEKLLRCCPGIKRIYLLMRSKKGLSITERLADFLKSQVFSNLHENDPKCFEKLRLVSGDILVENLGISEEDRDELRRECQIIFHCAACVRFDMKLRDAANLNTRGTLRVLELVEGMRNIEVYIQVSTAYCRCELPVLEERVYETEHNPQKLLQCLDWMDDELLTHLEPKLIAPQPNTYAYTKSLSEALVAQYEGRFPIAIVRPSIVTAALKEPMPGWVDNLNGPTGVLVGAGKGVIRTMHLKESLKADMIPVDLVVNGCILVAYNTGRTRPGQVAVVNLTESGRNPLTWGAALDMGRVHVQEFPFSVCLWYPGGSPKSSRLLHELAVLFTHLLPAYLLDLLLLLLGKKTFMVRTQKRISYGLEVLQYYTTKEWHFKNDNFVALRKSLSQWDDDTFYTDIKMVNWSSYLRDYVRGAREYCCKEDPATLPRARRRQTQLYYLDLVTKLVIYLLCAYFLYYYTRVTLSLVF